One window of Paenibacillus sp. FSL K6-3182 genomic DNA carries:
- a CDS encoding aspartyl-phosphate phosphatase Spo0E family protein: protein MDKQVLTQMEQLRKKMIEAALLNESLQHLDVLVLSQTLDEIIVQVQRERRAL, encoded by the coding sequence ATGGACAAGCAAGTTCTCACACAGATGGAGCAGTTGCGTAAAAAAATGATAGAAGCAGCTCTATTGAATGAAAGCCTTCAGCACTTGGACGTGCTTGTACTAAGCCAGACTTTAGATGAGATTATTGTCCAGGTGCAGAGGGAGCGACGCGCTTTATAA
- a CDS encoding pyrimidine-nucleoside phosphorylase: MRSVDLIQKKRDGGELTASELTFLIDGYSRGDIPDYQLSAWAMAVFFQGMTPRETAALTLAMANSGDQVDLGPISGIKVDKHSTGGVGDKTTLILAPLVASVGIPVAKMSGRGLGHTGGTIDKLESIEGFRTELSREKFMTQVNDIGLSVIGQSGNLAPADKKLYALRDVTATVESIPLIASSVMSKKIAAGANAIVLDVKTGSGAFMKTLEHSEQLAQAMVDIGTEVGRNTAAVISDMDQPLGFAIGNALEVQESIETLKGNGPEDLTELCLTLGAHMVILGGKSDSVESAKQLLRDQIASGAALDKFKAFITAQGGDASIVDDPTKLPQAPFIVEVKASDSGFVNAIEAEQLGIAAMLLGAGRATYDASIDYAVGVTLRKKFGDPVNAGDTLALLHVRESNESTLAVAERVKQALTISSEKPLSRPLLLSVITAEGITRYN, encoded by the coding sequence ATGCGGTCGGTAGATCTTATACAGAAGAAAAGAGATGGCGGCGAGCTGACCGCTTCGGAGTTAACTTTTTTAATTGATGGTTATTCTCGTGGCGATATCCCGGATTATCAGCTGTCAGCATGGGCGATGGCTGTTTTTTTTCAAGGGATGACGCCTAGAGAAACAGCAGCTTTAACGCTTGCAATGGCTAATTCAGGCGATCAGGTCGATCTTGGTCCTATTAGCGGAATTAAAGTCGATAAACATAGCACAGGAGGCGTGGGGGATAAAACAACTTTGATCCTTGCGCCATTAGTCGCATCCGTAGGCATTCCTGTTGCCAAAATGTCCGGTCGAGGCTTAGGCCACACTGGCGGCACGATTGATAAGCTGGAATCCATTGAAGGCTTTCGTACGGAGCTCTCACGCGAGAAATTTATGACACAGGTGAACGATATTGGTTTATCCGTCATAGGGCAGAGCGGAAATCTTGCGCCAGCGGATAAGAAGCTATATGCCCTTCGTGATGTTACCGCTACAGTAGAGTCCATTCCACTTATCGCAAGCTCAGTAATGAGCAAAAAAATTGCTGCAGGCGCTAATGCCATCGTGCTTGATGTCAAAACAGGCAGTGGAGCATTTATGAAAACGCTAGAGCATTCTGAGCAATTAGCGCAAGCGATGGTAGATATCGGAACAGAGGTCGGACGGAATACGGCTGCTGTTATAAGTGATATGGATCAGCCGCTTGGCTTTGCGATTGGAAATGCTTTAGAAGTACAAGAATCAATTGAAACGCTCAAAGGAAATGGCCCTGAGGATCTTACAGAGCTTTGTTTAACGCTTGGGGCACATATGGTTATCTTAGGCGGGAAATCCGATTCTGTGGAGTCTGCGAAGCAGCTGCTGCGTGATCAGATCGCAAGCGGAGCTGCTTTAGATAAGTTCAAAGCATTTATTACTGCACAGGGTGGGGACGCTTCAATTGTTGATGATCCAACGAAGCTTCCGCAAGCGCCTTTCATTGTAGAAGTGAAAGCATCGGACTCTGGTTTTGTCAACGCGATTGAAGCCGAACAGCTGGGGATAGCCGCTATGCTGCTTGGTGCAGGAAGGGCGACATACGACGCTTCAATTGATTATGCCGTTGGAGTCACACTTCGCAAGAAGTTTGGAGATCCAGTAAATGCTGGTGATACGCTTGCCCTGCTTCATGTCCGTGAATCAAATGAATCCACACTTGCAGTTGCTGAGCGAGTAAAGCAAGCACTTACGATATCTTCGGAGAAGCCGCTGTCTCGTCCATTGCTATTATCCGTAATAACAGCAGAAGGCATTACTAGGTATAATTAA
- a CDS encoding D-alanyl-D-alanine carboxypeptidase family protein, with the protein MKLCIIILAFALVLPTAAFAAVEPTPAPGPTPAPQSQASNANLAPSARSAILMDADSGTVIYEKNSHDKLPPASITKIMTLLLIMEALDDGKIKLTDKVQTSEYAASMGGSQIFLEPGEEMTVDDMIKGIALASGNDASVAMAEKLAGTEQQFVTMMNERAQQLGMNDTQFSNPNGLPVANHFSSAHDIAVMSRELLKHSEVTKYTGLYQDYLRKTSAKPFWLVNTNKLVRFYSGADGLKTGFTSEAKYCLSATARRDDMRVIAVVMGEPDTKTRNAEVSQMFDYTFAQYMNHSIIKEGESMGTLKIEKGTAAELPLVAKHAYSVLLKKGSPTKDIRYELKIAGPLKAPVQIGQPIGKLVVYQGDQVLKEFDVDAPLSVERAGWWKLLKRSFSGLFA; encoded by the coding sequence ATGAAGCTCTGTATAATCATTCTTGCATTCGCGCTTGTGCTGCCGACAGCCGCTTTTGCTGCTGTGGAGCCAACACCAGCTCCCGGTCCGACCCCTGCGCCGCAAAGTCAGGCCTCTAACGCTAATTTAGCACCTTCAGCACGTTCTGCCATCCTTATGGATGCGGATAGCGGGACGGTTATTTACGAAAAAAATAGCCATGATAAGCTACCGCCTGCAAGTATCACCAAAATAATGACGCTGCTGCTTATTATGGAGGCACTTGATGACGGCAAGATTAAACTAACAGACAAGGTACAAACGAGCGAATACGCAGCTTCTATGGGCGGCTCACAAATCTTTCTTGAGCCGGGAGAAGAAATGACCGTAGACGATATGATTAAGGGCATAGCGCTCGCATCAGGCAATGATGCATCCGTGGCTATGGCTGAGAAGCTTGCGGGTACAGAGCAGCAATTCGTAACGATGATGAATGAGCGGGCCCAGCAGCTTGGCATGAACGATACACAGTTTTCTAACCCAAACGGCCTGCCTGTAGCCAATCATTTCTCATCGGCGCATGATATTGCGGTGATGTCTCGGGAGCTGTTAAAGCATTCGGAAGTAACCAAATATACAGGGCTTTATCAGGATTACTTAAGAAAGACGTCCGCGAAGCCTTTCTGGCTCGTAAATACGAATAAACTAGTACGTTTTTATAGTGGCGCTGATGGTTTGAAGACTGGCTTCACGAGTGAAGCCAAATATTGCCTCTCGGCTACAGCAAGGCGGGATGACATGCGCGTCATTGCTGTTGTAATGGGAGAGCCAGATACGAAAACCAGAAATGCTGAAGTTTCGCAAATGTTCGATTACACGTTCGCGCAGTACATGAATCACTCGATTATTAAAGAAGGCGAGTCGATGGGGACGCTGAAAATCGAGAAGGGCACTGCCGCGGAACTTCCGCTTGTCGCTAAGCATGCGTACAGCGTTCTGCTTAAAAAGGGCAGTCCAACAAAAGATATCCGTTATGAGCTGAAAATTGCGGGTCCGCTCAAAGCGCCAGTTCAAATTGGTCAACCGATTGGCAAGCTTGTTGTCTATCAAGGCGATCAAGTGCTCAAAGAATTTGATGTGGATGCTCCCTTGTCTGTTGAACGGGCAGGCTGGTGGAAATTGTTGAAGCGTTCCTTCTCTGGTCTATTTGCGTAA
- a CDS encoding peptidylprolyl isomerase, whose amino-acid sequence MAKQAKITLANGGEVLIDLFDQDAPNTVANFEKLANEGFYNGLTFHRVIPGFVAQGGCPNGTGTGGPGYQIDCEINPNKHERGSLAMAHAGRNTGGSQFYIGYAPQPHLDGGHTVFGKVSKGMEFVDAFKGGDKMEKVEVETI is encoded by the coding sequence ATGGCTAAACAAGCAAAAATCACACTAGCAAACGGTGGAGAGGTTCTTATCGATCTATTCGATCAAGACGCGCCGAACACAGTAGCAAACTTTGAAAAGCTTGCTAACGAAGGTTTTTACAACGGTCTTACTTTCCACCGTGTTATCCCAGGTTTCGTCGCTCAAGGCGGATGTCCAAACGGAACAGGTACAGGCGGTCCTGGATACCAAATCGATTGTGAAATCAACCCTAATAAGCATGAGCGCGGTTCACTAGCAATGGCGCATGCTGGTCGCAATACAGGCGGCAGCCAATTCTATATCGGTTATGCACCACAACCGCATTTGGATGGCGGACATACTGTTTTTGGCAAGGTTTCAAAAGGTATGGAGTTTGTTGATGCTTTCAAAGGCGGAGACAAAATGGAAAAGGTTGAAGTCGAAACGATTTAA
- the lysA gene encoding diaminopimelate decarboxylase, which translates to MYLHGTSNINEKGHLEIGGCDVADLAAQFGTPLYIVDEALVRKRASEYVEAFKASGLRFQVAYASKAFSVMAMCAIAEQEGLSLDVVSDGELYTAMQAGFPAERIHFHGNNKTPEEINMALDAGIGCFVVDNFMELQLLNALAGDKGKKVNILLRITPGVEAHTHDYISTGQTDSKFGFDLGNGAAKQAIQEAIALPNLIVLGVHSHIGSQIFEVEGFRMAVDKVADFAVEIRNELNLTFKVINLGGGFGIRYVDGDTPLPISEYVAAITGAIISKFTDAEFPLPEIWVEPGRSMVGDAGTTLYTVGTSKNIPGVRKYIAVDGGMTDNPRPALYQSKYEAVLANRANEAAEETVSIAGKCCESGDMLIWDLELPKAKNGDLLAVFCTGAYNYAMASNYNRIRRPAVVFVKDGQADLAVKRESLENIVCNDVIPARLQKSSLAK; encoded by the coding sequence ATGTACCTGCATGGAACTAGTAATATTAACGAAAAAGGACATTTGGAAATTGGCGGCTGTGATGTGGCTGATTTGGCTGCACAGTTTGGTACGCCACTATATATTGTGGATGAGGCTCTTGTTCGTAAGCGTGCAAGCGAGTATGTAGAAGCCTTCAAAGCATCAGGACTTAGATTTCAAGTCGCATACGCAAGCAAAGCGTTTAGTGTAATGGCAATGTGTGCGATTGCTGAGCAAGAAGGGCTGTCGCTGGATGTTGTATCCGACGGTGAGCTTTACACAGCAATGCAAGCAGGCTTCCCTGCTGAACGTATCCATTTCCACGGCAACAACAAAACGCCTGAGGAAATCAACATGGCGCTTGATGCTGGTATCGGCTGCTTTGTAGTTGACAATTTCATGGAGCTTCAGCTTCTGAATGCTCTTGCTGGCGATAAAGGCAAGAAAGTAAACATTCTACTTCGTATTACGCCTGGCGTTGAAGCACATACGCATGACTATATTTCTACTGGACAAACGGATTCGAAATTTGGTTTCGACCTTGGCAATGGCGCGGCGAAACAAGCGATTCAAGAAGCGATTGCTTTGCCTAACCTGATTGTTTTGGGCGTTCATTCCCATATTGGATCACAAATTTTCGAAGTTGAAGGTTTCCGTATGGCTGTGGACAAGGTTGCTGATTTCGCGGTTGAGATTCGTAATGAGCTTAACCTAACGTTTAAAGTAATCAATCTTGGCGGCGGCTTTGGTATTCGTTATGTTGATGGCGACACACCATTGCCAATCAGTGAATATGTTGCGGCAATTACTGGCGCTATCATTTCGAAGTTTACAGATGCCGAGTTCCCATTGCCTGAGATTTGGGTAGAGCCGGGCCGCAGTATGGTTGGCGATGCAGGAACAACTTTGTATACAGTAGGTACAAGCAAAAATATCCCTGGTGTACGTAAATACATTGCAGTAGACGGTGGTATGACGGACAACCCTCGCCCAGCGCTATACCAATCCAAATATGAAGCAGTACTCGCTAATCGTGCGAATGAAGCTGCTGAAGAAACGGTTTCCATCGCGGGCAAATGCTGCGAGAGTGGCGACATGCTCATTTGGGATTTGGAATTGCCTAAAGCAAAAAATGGCGACTTACTTGCTGTTTTCTGTACGGGTGCTTATAATTATGCAATGGCGAGCAACTATAACCGCATTCGTCGTCCGGCTGTCGTTTTCGTTAAAGATGGTCAGGCAGACCTTGCTGTTAAGCGTGAATCGCTTGAAAATATCGTTTGCAATGACGTCATTCCGGCAAGACTTCAAAAATCATCGCTTGCGAAATAA
- a CDS encoding spore germination protein, protein MNDNENFHDNDNEQNGRPPFLEVNEDQQKEESGVARNKTSFGSGNKKNNVSTAVSNKNGNKDITPIPSDLDEVLIRLENEIGYKVSFDVVVREMTFGEKRTAMLSLNGLVKDTLLSDVLKRLTYLQPEDLSADAFHSFLDLYVPAAQVIKEDDWNNMLTCVLSGVTALFIDGESSVLMIDAKAFPARGPEEPSLEKVVRGSRDGFVETLMVNISLVRRRLRDPQLRYEIVRVGDRTQTDVCIAYIDDIVDKELLKSVKDKIAMVKIDGLPLADKQLEESTVKRGWNPFPLVRYSERPDTVAAHLLEGAVAVFVDTSPSVMTLPTTYTDLMQHAEENRQTPFIGTYLRWVRFIGILASLFMLPLWLLFVMHPEMKPVALEFIGPSKTGKLPLVVQFLLAEIGVDLLRMASVHTPTSLATAMSLVAAILIGDIAVKTGVFVNEVILYMAISAIGMFATPSYELGLANRIVRLVLIISVAAFSVPGFVIATTAILLMLIVERSFNRPYMWPIIPFDLGALWSIIIRQPVLYNRQRPNILRPQQSDKMPNTE, encoded by the coding sequence ATGAATGACAATGAAAATTTTCATGACAACGATAATGAACAAAATGGAAGACCTCCGTTTTTAGAAGTCAATGAGGATCAACAGAAAGAGGAATCGGGAGTTGCTCGAAACAAAACATCATTCGGTAGTGGTAATAAAAAAAACAATGTCAGCACAGCTGTTTCCAATAAGAACGGCAATAAGGACATAACTCCGATTCCGAGCGATTTGGATGAAGTTCTGATAAGATTGGAAAATGAGATCGGTTATAAAGTAAGCTTTGACGTTGTTGTGAGAGAGATGACGTTTGGCGAGAAGCGCACAGCAATGTTGTCGTTGAATGGTTTGGTTAAGGATACGCTGCTGTCAGATGTGCTCAAGCGATTAACGTATCTCCAACCCGAGGATTTATCTGCGGATGCCTTTCATTCCTTCCTTGATTTATATGTTCCTGCGGCGCAGGTCATAAAGGAAGACGATTGGAATAACATGCTGACGTGCGTGTTATCCGGTGTAACCGCATTGTTTATTGATGGTGAATCCAGTGTTCTCATGATCGATGCGAAGGCTTTCCCCGCAAGAGGACCAGAGGAGCCTTCGCTTGAGAAGGTTGTACGCGGCAGCAGAGATGGCTTCGTAGAAACGTTGATGGTCAACATTTCACTTGTTCGCAGACGGCTGCGTGATCCCCAGCTTCGATATGAAATTGTGCGGGTGGGCGATCGGACACAAACGGACGTTTGTATCGCTTATATCGACGATATTGTGGACAAGGAGCTGCTTAAGTCCGTCAAAGACAAAATCGCTATGGTTAAAATAGACGGCTTGCCGCTTGCGGACAAGCAACTGGAGGAGTCTACTGTAAAAAGGGGCTGGAATCCCTTCCCGCTTGTTCGATATTCAGAGAGACCCGATACGGTAGCTGCACATCTGCTGGAGGGTGCTGTAGCTGTATTCGTTGATACTTCGCCAAGTGTTATGACGCTGCCGACTACTTATACCGATCTAATGCAGCATGCAGAGGAGAATCGACAAACACCATTTATTGGCACCTATCTGCGCTGGGTGAGATTTATAGGTATTTTGGCATCGTTGTTCATGCTGCCGTTATGGCTGCTGTTCGTCATGCATCCGGAAATGAAGCCTGTTGCTCTTGAGTTTATTGGTCCGAGTAAGACCGGCAAACTGCCATTAGTCGTACAATTTCTGTTAGCTGAGATAGGCGTGGATTTGCTGCGTATGGCTTCTGTTCATACGCCTACATCTCTCGCAACGGCTATGTCGTTAGTTGCTGCGATTCTCATTGGTGATATTGCCGTTAAGACCGGCGTCTTTGTTAATGAAGTTATTTTGTATATGGCGATTTCAGCGATTGGGATGTTCGCAACACCAAGTTATGAGCTTGGACTAGCGAATCGAATCGTAAGGCTCGTGTTAATTATATCGGTGGCCGCCTTCAGTGTGCCGGGTTTCGTCATTGCGACGACGGCTATTTTGCTAATGCTGATCGTGGAGCGCTCATTCAATCGTCCGTATATGTGGCCCATTATACCGTTTGACCTCGGAGCGCTTTGGAGCATTATCATCCGTCAGCCAGTCCTGTACAACAGGCAGCGCCCAAATATTTTGCGGCCTCAGCAGAGCGATAAGATGCCAAATACAGAGTAG
- a CDS encoding stage V sporulation protein AB: MISAAANIFIALLGLAGGLAVGSGLVALLIVLDLIPRLAQVANAYRMSVWFETAVISGSLYWTFADFMSWKLSLPSGLFLSATGLIDGMFVGMLAAALTEVMNVLPILAKRMNLSAYMVSLVMAMVLGKTLGSLFDWLVFQW; the protein is encoded by the coding sequence ATGATTAGTGCCGCTGCTAATATTTTTATTGCTCTGCTAGGCTTGGCAGGGGGTCTTGCTGTAGGCAGTGGGTTGGTAGCATTGCTAATTGTCCTTGATCTCATTCCGCGACTTGCTCAAGTTGCTAATGCTTACCGGATGTCAGTGTGGTTTGAGACCGCCGTCATATCCGGTTCGCTGTACTGGACCTTTGCTGATTTTATGAGCTGGAAGCTTTCGCTGCCGTCGGGTCTGTTTTTAAGTGCGACAGGGCTGATTGATGGCATGTTTGTGGGGATGCTCGCAGCAGCCTTGACTGAGGTAATGAATGTGCTCCCGATTTTGGCCAAAAGAATGAATTTATCTGCTTATATGGTTAGTCTCGTCATGGCAATGGTTCTAGGCAAAACGTTGGGCTCATTATTCGATTGGTTAGTATTTCAATGGTGA
- the spoIIAA gene encoding anti-sigma F factor antagonist: MSLQAELEQYRNVLIVRLRGELDHHTADVVRFKMEEALLRGNSEHVILSLKELQFMDSSGLGVILGRYKQVKSKGGKMVVCDVNPNVHRLFEMSGLFKILTIHENERTAISSLEVVS; this comes from the coding sequence ATGAGTCTGCAAGCAGAATTGGAGCAATACCGCAATGTGCTGATCGTAAGGCTTCGGGGCGAGTTGGATCATCATACTGCCGATGTCGTACGCTTTAAGATGGAAGAGGCTCTACTTCGCGGTAACAGCGAGCATGTCATTCTTAGCTTGAAGGAGCTGCAGTTCATGGACAGCTCCGGTCTAGGCGTCATATTGGGCCGATACAAGCAGGTGAAGAGCAAGGGTGGCAAAATGGTCGTCTGCGATGTGAATCCTAATGTTCATCGCCTATTCGAAATGTCGGGTCTGTTCAAAATTCTGACGATTCATGAAAACGAACGTACCGCAATTTCTAGTTTGGAGGTGGTGTCATGA
- a CDS encoding purine-nucleoside phosphorylase, with protein MTTITSAGLTAANIKEAAQYIEAQTEQRPEIGLIMGSGLGVLGDYLENAITIQYHDIPHFPISTVEGHAGELLIGTLSGRTVLLMRGRFHMYEGYGPELTAFPVRVMKALGVKTLLVTNAAGGVNMDYEAGNLMLISDHLNMTGKNPLIGPNDNELGVRFPDMSEAYSKRLRAVARDIAKEQGFTLREGVYAGLLGPTYETPAEIRMLRVLGADAVGMSTVAEVIAARHSEIEVIGISCISNMAAGILDQPLSHGEVMETTERVKSQFLGLVNALIAKM; from the coding sequence ATGACAACAATTACTTCGGCAGGACTAACAGCAGCAAACATTAAGGAAGCAGCACAATATATCGAGGCTCAAACAGAGCAAAGACCGGAAATTGGTTTAATTATGGGTTCGGGACTTGGTGTGCTTGGAGACTATTTGGAAAATGCGATTACGATTCAATATCATGATATTCCTCATTTCCCGATTTCCACTGTTGAAGGACATGCGGGCGAGCTGCTCATTGGTACACTTTCGGGCAGAACGGTATTGCTGATGCGCGGTCGTTTTCATATGTATGAAGGTTATGGTCCGGAACTAACGGCATTTCCTGTACGTGTCATGAAGGCGCTAGGTGTGAAAACATTGCTTGTTACCAATGCAGCTGGCGGAGTCAATATGGATTATGAAGCAGGCAACCTAATGTTGATTTCAGACCATTTGAATATGACTGGCAAAAATCCGTTAATCGGACCAAACGACAACGAGCTTGGCGTAAGGTTTCCAGATATGTCGGAGGCATACAGCAAGCGTCTGCGTGCTGTTGCAAGAGATATTGCAAAAGAGCAAGGCTTTACACTTCGTGAAGGTGTGTATGCAGGTTTGCTTGGACCAACTTATGAGACACCAGCAGAAATTCGAATGCTGCGGGTTCTTGGAGCTGATGCTGTCGGAATGTCGACTGTTGCCGAAGTTATTGCAGCACGTCATTCAGAGATTGAGGTCATCGGAATATCGTGTATTAGCAATATGGCAGCGGGTATTTTGGATCAGCCGCTGTCGCATGGAGAAGTTATGGAAACGACTGAACGTGTCAAGTCCCAATTTTTGGGTCTAGTTAATGCATTGATTGCGAAAATGTAA
- a CDS encoding stage V sporulation protein AA, whose amino-acid sequence MAKPNHSVLYLRLKKRIYMKPNQRISLGQAARLLAKDDLLENRLKGLVLYEHKKADGNRVVIDLLQIVKAIRELEPDLTVEAYGDPQVLVMVAEKPVKPRIAVLIFSWLLLFFGAGLAIMNFHTDVSMKEVHIRIVELITGKRTEHPLWFQIPYSLGIGLGMVLFFNHLFRKRFNEEPNPLEVELYMYQENVNAYVIADEMRKKSDYDQTQGDKHD is encoded by the coding sequence ATGGCAAAACCAAACCATTCGGTCCTCTATCTGCGTCTGAAAAAACGGATATACATGAAACCGAATCAACGCATTTCCTTAGGCCAAGCAGCGAGGCTGCTCGCAAAGGATGACTTGCTTGAGAACCGCTTGAAGGGGCTTGTTCTTTACGAGCACAAGAAGGCGGATGGCAATCGCGTCGTTATAGACTTGCTTCAAATCGTCAAAGCGATAAGAGAGCTTGAGCCGGATTTAACTGTAGAAGCCTACGGTGACCCTCAAGTGCTCGTTATGGTGGCGGAGAAGCCAGTAAAACCGCGTATTGCTGTGCTTATTTTTTCGTGGCTGCTGCTGTTCTTTGGAGCGGGCCTTGCGATTATGAATTTTCATACGGATGTCAGTATGAAGGAGGTTCATATCCGAATTGTCGAGCTGATAACGGGGAAGCGCACGGAGCATCCCCTATGGTTTCAAATCCCTTATTCTCTGGGCATTGGACTTGGGATGGTATTGTTTTTCAACCATTTATTCCGTAAACGATTCAATGAGGAGCCTAACCCGCTTGAGGTTGAGCTCTATATGTATCAAGAAAATGTAAATGCCTATGTCATCGCCGACGAAATGCGTAAAAAATCGGATTACGATCAAACGCAGGGGGACAAACATGATTAG
- the sigF gene encoding RNA polymerase sporulation sigma factor SigF, giving the protein MDVNLKQTAQPYLDDAEVKRLIALSQSGDTLARDTLVQCNIRLVWSVVQRFINRGYEPDDLFQIGCIGLLKSVDKFDLSYDVKFSTYAVPMIIGEIQRFLRDDGTLKVSRSLKETANKVRKMKDELSKTLGRLPTISEVAERLGITPEDVVFAQEANKPPTSIHETVFENDGDPITLMDQIADESQDRWFDKLALVEAIEGLSERERLIVYLRYYRDKTQSEVASRLGISQVQVSRLEKKILQSIRDQIAL; this is encoded by the coding sequence ATGGATGTCAATCTAAAGCAGACGGCCCAGCCATACTTGGATGACGCGGAAGTGAAGCGGCTTATTGCGTTAAGTCAGTCCGGCGATACGCTTGCAAGAGATACACTCGTACAGTGTAATATTCGGCTAGTTTGGTCAGTCGTGCAGCGGTTCATCAATCGTGGTTATGAGCCCGATGATTTGTTCCAAATCGGCTGCATAGGATTGCTTAAATCAGTAGACAAATTTGATTTGTCTTATGATGTTAAGTTTTCAACTTATGCAGTTCCCATGATCATTGGGGAAATTCAGCGATTTTTACGCGATGATGGTACGTTGAAAGTTAGCAGATCCCTTAAGGAAACCGCCAATAAGGTGCGCAAAATGAAGGATGAGCTTTCCAAAACGTTAGGTCGATTGCCCACCATTAGCGAGGTTGCGGAGCGGCTGGGCATTACCCCAGAGGATGTTGTATTCGCTCAAGAAGCGAATAAGCCGCCAACTTCGATACACGAAACTGTGTTTGAAAATGACGGGGACCCTATCACGCTGATGGATCAAATAGCCGATGAATCTCAGGATCGGTGGTTTGACAAGCTTGCGCTTGTGGAAGCCATCGAAGGTCTAAGCGAGCGTGAACGATTGATTGTATACTTGCGGTATTACCGTGACAAAACGCAATCCGAAGTAGCGAGCAGGCTTGGTATATCACAGGTACAGGTATCACGGCTTGAGAAAAAAATATTGCAGTCCATCCGAGACCAAATCGCCCTTTAA
- the spoIIAB gene encoding anti-sigma F factor produces the protein MNGSNEMTLSFSARSENEAFARIAVAAFVSQLDPTLEELNDLKTAVSEAVTNAIIHGYENDPTCQVKIEARIEGDSVSLTVSDNGRGIEDLELARQPLYTSKPELERSGMGFTIMENFMDRFEVSSQVDGGTRVAMLKRIESKKALYN, from the coding sequence ATGAACGGTTCCAATGAAATGACGCTTTCCTTCAGCGCCCGATCGGAAAACGAAGCCTTTGCACGAATCGCGGTAGCGGCATTTGTGTCACAGCTGGATCCGACGCTCGAGGAGCTGAATGATTTGAAAACGGCTGTGTCCGAGGCTGTAACGAATGCGATTATACATGGCTACGAGAACGATCCTACTTGTCAGGTCAAAATAGAGGCAAGAATTGAAGGAGATTCGGTTTCCTTAACGGTGTCGGATAACGGTCGCGGAATTGAAGATTTGGAGCTTGCTCGTCAACCGCTTTATACGTCGAAGCCTGAGCTTGAGCGCTCTGGAATGGGCTTCACGATTATGGAAAATTTTATGGATCGTTTTGAGGTTTCAAGTCAGGTAGACGGCGGCACACGCGTAGCAATGCTTAAACGAATTGAATCGAAAAAAGCGCTCTACAATTAG